The Castanea sativa cultivar Marrone di Chiusa Pesio chromosome 4, ASM4071231v1 sequence ACAATAAGAGACTTTATTAGTTATAACTAAAACTCACaactattgaattttaaaaCTTGACAAGTATTTTGGCAtggtaaaaaataaagtattcaataaataaagtagACGAAAGGAACAAAAACTAATCACACAAATAAATCTGTACACTACCTTCTGTTTCTTAAAAAATCAAAgcatttggtaaaaaaaataaatatttaccaAATAATTGACAAAACTTTTAAGTGTTTCAAGTATGTTGATTGTTTATCTTATTAATCATTAATCCTAATATTTGTAAACTATGTATAAGCTTCTGATGATTGTGCTCTTTATcattatcatcaaactaagataCTAATCGGTATTTGGTGTATGCCGGAATTGAACCtcatatctcttattcaactatcaaagactttaccagttgagttaattagaacCTACACTGCATATGTGCTTTTTATATGCGAGGATGGGTTTTGTTTGGGGTTTTTATTGGATAAGGTAATGAAAGTACGGAGTTTAATGTATTCCAATGATAAAATTATGAGTTCTTTTAATCAATGTAATTGATACCGTATCGGTACCAGCCGTACCGGTACATATACTAGTATCGAAACGCCAACGTTTCGTATCGGTTTAAATTCcagccaatttcgggcaatactagctggtataaaaaaataaaaaataaaaatttagttttgtaatttttgaatttttgtaagggcagaatggtaacttatttgcattaacttattaatattatttgttttcttagtatgcaatgaacaattaagctttctatttttcatattgtgtttttttttcttttaattgatgctaaaatctaaaactatgaataatttgttctgaattgaagtaatgttttatggtaaatttttatatttattataatacacacacacacacacacacacatatatatatatatatataaaataacggtaaacctgaaatggtacaccggtattgaccggtaccaaAATATATCGTTCCACTAGTCAAATCGATACAACCTCCGGTACGAGATTAACTCCCTTGCTTTTAATCCTAACTATTACGATTTTCTAATATCTATACCGATTATCAACtagatttataatttataatttaataggaTAAACAATACTattaaataaaactcataagAGTGCCAACATAATTTTATGGATCAATATGAATGGAAGGACTACGTGGACAGTGGTCCAAATCATAGGAAAGTGGTCATGcgcacgagagagagagagagagagagagagagagagagagagcacaagCCAGGAAATGGGGCATAGTGAGTTTGGACGAGTGTGGTtaactattaatcttttattttatgtttgatCTTTTAGGCCTAGTCAATTTTCCATAGAATAGAGATttgaaaaatggtatttttgacatggaaaattataagataaaaaagttCATTATGCTGCAACTTGCAAGCTGATAATTGCacataagaaaaattaaacttaaacaCGTCAGTGCATGTCTTACAtatattttgtgattggttgtaaCAAAGGTGTCTGTATTCATCATACAGAAGAATTTTTTTCTTGGAAAGCAAGATATTAGTGTGACACCAAGAATCCATGAAGTCATTTCATGCCTCCTGCTAATAGGtaaaagcttttttcttttcttttcttttttttttctttttttgagaaagccaaataggtaaaattttaaaaagttagtcatgcttttttttaatataattagaCACGTTAGTTTCATGACAATTTATTGCTTTGCTATTgaagtattttaataatttgtttgtGGAATCACAGCATTCATAGCAATAAGAGCTCCCTTATTCACATACATGTTAGGTTATTTGCTGTGATTGCAAGTGGCATACACCACAATACGTGTTGGTTTAGTTTATCAAATAGTTAGCACAAAGCTCACTAGTGCTAGTTGTCAACTGAGGTAGAAGAcaattaaaaaatgttgaacCCAAAGAATAATATTAGGGACACAATCAAATCCATAACATGCTTAAGTGTTATCTTGTGATTGGtgcatctaaaaaaaaatttcctagcAAGTACTGGTGGTGTTTTTGTGTGCAAGTGCTAAAATCTTATTACAAATTGATATCTAAGCATGTTGTGAAATTGAGCATAAGTTTGAATGTGTCAATAGACAAACTGTAATCGAAATATCTCATCATCCTCCAAAGAGGAATTTTCTATCCTTAAAGCCAATATGTCGTTGATGTACTGGCTATGGAATACGTTAGTATAATAATTTACACCAAAATCtagttttaaaaagaaaggggGAATTCCATTATGTTAAGGTTTTCTTTCGTAGAGTTATTCACTTCCATGTTTGAAATTAATGGCTTTTCTATTTGGGCATTTAAGCAATTGTCTAAGACCTCCAAATAGAAGAGGgatctataaattttatcttatagtgtgtgtatatatatatatatatatatatatatatatatatatatatatatataaattaagttatagtataatattatattatatttatacagaaatttaacttaaaacaAATTATATCTTATACCTATTTTCTTAGAAAAGTGGTCAATgtctagttttttttctttcctttttttttttaacacaattatTAAGATGACAAGAAAATAATGGAGCAACATCACTTTTAAATGTACATGTCCACCATcaatattacttttattatatataaatatgaaatatcaAAACATGTTACGTTAgcaattgtgaaaaattttatttcccTGGACTTATTGAGTTAAGAAAATGATGaaacaaaacattttttgttaTATGTACTTTATATAATTGATGGGAAAAAATCAATTATCCTCTGATTTGAATAGAATCTATCATTATTTGTGAAAGTTAAGGTTATTAAGTAATTATATTGTTAAGTGAAGTTACAATAATACCTTTGATAAATTAGCTTCTATTATTCTacatttttaaactttattttatgCTAGTTAGATTAGATAATgtttattttacttgtaatttttttaatatacaaatgATTTTAGATATGATATTAAAAAgagaataacaaaaattaaaagaatctaaaaaaaaaaaaaagaagactttTTATAAAAGCAAATGCTTTATGCCGACTATAATGTAACATGATTCCAAGATTTCCAAGATCCAACTTAGGCCGAAAGACAGTTGCAAATGGGGGTTagccctttcataaaataaaagccGTCCAAATATGTTCTCACTTGATTCTATCTGAACTGACTGATTGACTATTAAAACTGGTCCCTctcattttataaatttatagtttataattCTCTTTCATCAACTTCTTTTCTCACTTTCCCAGCAATGGATAACGCTTTTCTATTAAAGTATCTGTAAATACGTGGCCACTGGCCACTGCAGACAACCATTATAAGCAGTGTGAGTTGGTCACTCTCTTTCTGTGTTGAAAAGACAAAGAAGCCAGTCATGTCACTTCACGTGGCCAGTAAAGCTTTTCTAAGTACAAGGAAACACAGGACATGGTTTTTCCCGGAAGGTTATTGCGTCATTTTCAAAAGTATGGACTATATGGACTGTCCATGGCCCCCCACtcaccccccacccccctttttccctttttctatgATCAACTGGGTCGTAGAGTAACGTGAAAGATAGAGGCTTTTTGTTTGAACAGACGTGAAAGAAAGAGCTAATACTTATTGGGAACAAACGATCAATCAGTTTTCACAGCTGCTTTCACAAATCTTGGCCAAACATGAATGAAAGTTGGGAAATGTTTTCCATTCCattttaattgtgatttttttgttgcaCCCCAATCAAGCAAATATAAACCGTTAACACCACGATAAGTTTTGAAAAGTCTAACTTTTATGCAGGTTATGTCATGTGGCCCAAATAGTCATTTTTTGGTGACATATATGCACGTGGGTTGTGGGACCGATTATTTTTAAACGATTATGATGTGCATTTGTATTTCAATTATGTTGTCGTCGTAACTCCAAAAAAAACCAAGCAAAATGTTTTCGTTGGACATGAAATCTCAGAAATGTTGAGAGCTGTAGTTATTGGTTAAGCCAGAAAAATTAGTAAGGAGTTTAAATGCAATGCAACTTGAGGACATCAGAACCTGCTCTATCTTTgagactaaattttttttttttgagcattgTTAATTACACACCTAAAGTATTTGTGCACCACGATTTCAAGACACTTTtacttttttgaaattataaattgtaattgaaatcatattttgaacacaattttttttgggtcatgctaacgaatgtCTTTAGGGCATtcgttaacaatccattttaaacaccacttttatggaaaatgaaaaaaattatcaaaatattaattgctttattttctttttccataaaatttttttttaaatagattattaaccaatgttCTAAGAGCATttattagcatttttctttttaaaattgtgcACAGATGTGTGTGCGCACACCACGATTTCAAGacacttttacttttttaaaattataaattataattgaaattatgttttgaacacaatttttaaaattgtgcacAGATGTGTGTGTGCGCACCACGATTTCAAGAcacttttactttttcaaaattataaattatgactgaaattatgttttgaacATAATTTTGTATGAATGTGTAAAACAATGAGTGTAACAAACATTTTAAACTTTTGTCTTAAgcgagtttgagagagagaatatacTCCTATAAATCTTATCCACTTCATTCATAATGCAAAAAAGTttaagaaatcacaagaaaatCCACTAATCTTCTTTTTAACTtgacaaaaagggaaaaagaaaaaggagagttAAGGGCGTCACAAGAACATTGGATGCctagcacaattttttttttaggcaagTATAAACCAAGTACCCAATTGAATCTCAATTCTCAACCCCCACCCTCTATCCCTCAATTAAGGAAAGATGATCCAAAATCCATTACCTATAAAATAACGTTATAAACCCAGAAAAATGATTGGGGGCAGAAGGCACGCCTCTGGAAGTTGAAAAATGGGGCCCTTGACCTTCCATCTTTGCACTTATTTTTGGGTTAAGTACGAAGTTTGCATTTAATTTTACTAGTTTATCAAGATGAAAAGATGCTTGAAAGGAAGGAAATGACATAACCTTGATCTAGGGGTGACAATGTGCAGGACAGAATCAGATCATGGATGCCTTGTCCTCATTCCATCCCCTATTTGAGAACAGGGGAGACATCAAGGATGAGAGAGGCACAAGTCGGGGCTGGACAAAGTAAAAGactttttgacatttttaatgaaaggattttgttaatgtgtgtCTAAGGAcacctaataatttttatttttggaaaaaaattttaaaaattgaaaaagtattgacagctttttttattttcgaaaaaatattttcaaaaataaatagtttagggcacacattaaccggaccatTAATGAAATAACTGATGagataaaaatgagaaaagaatatagaatcataaaaatgataagagagagaaaaaaatatatatatttttcccctTCAAGGCAGAACATTTTTGCCATCTTTATTTTGATTTACTTCCTATTTAGTACTTATTTTTCTTCCATTTCACAGTAAATATTAGAAAACTAAAAGGAATGGACTGTTTCCACCCTCTTTGAGAGGGAAGGAGTATAGTTCAGGACTGCCAATAATTTTCGAAAGGGAACAATCTCTATACTATCATTAATAAGATAAAGACACAACAGCACATAGTATGGTGGAGATTCCAAcagtacaagaagaagaaaaaaaagcccACCTAGATTTCAGAGTTGGCAAAGAGCAATGAAATATCTCACATATTTACAAggacagaagaagaagaaaaagaaaagtcagTCAAAGCTACAACCTACAATCTAATATCAAGAAGCTGGGACTTCCATATCCACAAACCAAGTTCACAGGATGGCCACTACTTGGAACGCAGGCCCCGGGGTTGAGACACGATCTATTTGTATAATTAGTATTCAGATCAAACACCCCCAAGTACTGCCAGAGAGGAAAATcaccaaattttaaaacatgttTTCCTTTCACCAAGAGACGACAATACCATGAGTTGGCAACTTGGGCATGCCCAATGGTTTTCAAAGAAGTCAACACCTAGTGCAATAAGCAACATACAAGACAAACGAAGGTGTTGTCCTCACTCAGATTTTAAAGGGCAATATCTCCAAAATATCAATTCTTGTGGGACCATTTGTTTGAATCGGCCGACCATATAACTGTCTATCACTTTCATATAAAGTCATCGTTTAAAGTCGATTACGACTagaattatgataaaaattatggCACAAAAGTTAGTCACATAAAgaaggatttttttatttatagttttccACTAGTATATAAATATAACCAAGGAATTACTAGCACCGCAACTTGGGCTTTACACTGATCAAATTCAATGCTAATAAGCATTAAAAGGTCACAACTTCTGATCAAACTACTACATGGAAAATATATGTAATCATTTACAATGATTGCATTAATACAACCAAGACAGATTCTGCTTTTTGACACTTACAGTAGTGGTACTTTGGGTTAGACCATTATATTGTGATACTTTGGATTAAGTAATGTGTTTGAGATTGATGAAAGAGTGTAATTAAGTGTGTGTATTTAATTGttagtttgtttctaaaaaaaacactttatcACTAACCTGACTaataattatatgaattttctttGCATCCAAAGTCCTAACTGGCATCTTTCCATCAACTTTCTTGGGCCATAATGGATGCTAGCCCAAGACAAACACTTAACCAGTTAAAGATGAAACTATAAATGATTGGGTTGCATAGTATGGACCGAACAATAATTGTCTATTACTTAAAGTAGTGGTACTTTGGGTTGGATCCTTTTGTAGTATTATTTCGGATTAGTTAATGTGTTTGAGCTTGgtgaaaaaatgtaattaagtGTATGTTTATTTAACAGttagtttgtttctaaaaaaaaaaaaaaacacttaacaGTGTCACTAACCTgactaataataatatgaattgTCTTTGCATCCAAAGTCCTAACTGGCATCTTTGCATCAACTTTCTTGGGCCAAAGAATATGCTATTTTAGACATAATGGATGCTAGCCCAAGACAAATAATTGTCTATAAATGATTGTGTTGCATAGTATGGACCAAACAATAATTATCTATTACTTTCATATAAACTCACCACTTAAAATCAACCATGCTAGAGTTATGACAAAAAAGTTATCCCTACACCCTTTCCCCCATAATCTTAGCCATATAAAGAacgattttttatttatagttttccactagtatataagtatataaccaAGGAATTACTAGCACTGCAACTTGAACTTTACACTGATCAAATTCAAAGCTAATGAGCATTAAGAGGTTACAACTTCTGATCAAACTACTACATGGAAAATATTTGTAATCATTTACAATGATCGCATTAATAATACATCCAAGACAGATTCTGCTTTTTGACACTTACAGTATCACTAACCTGACTAATAATTATAAGGATTGTCTTTGCATCCAAAGTCCTAACTAGAATATTTCCATCAACTCTCTTGGGCCGCAGAAAATGTTACTTTAGACTTAATGGGATGCcagcccaaaacaaaaactcaacCAGTTAAAGACCAAACTATAAATGATGTTGGTGCAAAGTATGGACCATTGATAAAAGAAGCAAGAAAATATTGGTAAAGAAAACTAAATGCATGAACCTCAAAAAACTAAATGCATGGACCACAGTCAAACGGTCCAATAATGCTGTAATGCTTGCTGCTGACTTGGGTAAGAAGAGATTGGGGGAAAGGGCTATCCATCCATACATGAAAGAAGAGGCCGAGTAAAAATACTACTGAAAACTTTCATCTCCAAATGAAAAACCCAGTACCAAGCTGCTGCAATTTAGTATAGCTATAAGACTTATCCATGTTTAGGACTTGCACAGATTCTTGAGATCACCCTCCTTGGCAAACCAGCTAGGAATTAGCCGTGAGATATGAGGATAAAGATCCTTATAAGAATTCTTGATTGTTCCTTCAGCCACTCTAGTAGCAAGTGAGATATCTGCAGTCACAGGACATTATTATTGCCTATAGAAAGCCAAAGACTAATATGAATCACAATTTTCTGACCTTTGAGTGCCTTTTTCTCATTTGATAGTTGAGTTACAATGTATATAACAGCTGCTGCAATTGATATCGGGCTCCTCCTGCAGATGTAAAAGAGTAAACAACATTTgttcaaaatttgaagaaacaaTATACGATGCttcatataattataataaggaACATGTGAGAAGTCTCCTGCAGGAGTGTAGCACAAatttaaacccaaaaacaaactaAAAGTCACTGGTCCAAATCAACAAGAGATCTAAACTGAAGCCACGTGAAAACTACtaaacagtgtttttttttttaaataattcttttaaagcaaacaaacatgtaAATCCATGTGATCAAGAAAGTCAAGAAAGGGAGTAGAGGCTATCTGACTCATAAAAAAATAGTCCCCATTAAGCAGTTATCATCTAATTTTCCCAAGCACATTTAGtcctttatcatttttttttatcggtAAGTTATGCACCCTCCCCAATGGGTCTTATTTATCATTCATGTTAATAATCATCTGCCTGTTATCTATCATACAGGCATTTGTGAAGCCTGAATTACCAAAAGGCCATTACAGTGGGTATCAGCTACTAAAATGACAGGTGGCAGTATATGCCATTACCAGACTTATATACAATCTAAAATTCTCAAGTGAAGGATATCTATGATAACTTCTTCTCAACTTCCTGCACAGAATATTAGAACAACCTACAAGAAAGGACCAAACTCTGCCAAATTAGAACTTTGAGTTATACTCGAACATTTATAAGAAAAACCCAGAACAAACCTTATGTCAAGCTCTTCAGATTTCTGAACAATTTCTTGGGCAGCCTTGACTTCTTGATTGGTCATTCCAAGATTGGAACAAAAACGTCTCTACAAATTGAACATTATAGTTGCATAAATACTAAATAATGCATAGGCACATCTTTCACAAAAAGAAATCTTCGAGGACACAACACATGCAACTGATAATAAGCCACTAATTCAGATGAAGGAGAACCagggggaagagagagagagagagagagagagagagcaacagCTAACCATATAGTCCACAGCATGTATAGTTCCCATTTCCACAGATTGACCCAGCTCTAGCTCCAGGTGTTTTAGAATGAACTCTCTTGCCCTGCCAATTTCTTTCTGTGTGGCCCCGTTGACAACAGAACAAATTTCTACATAAAATCCACAAAAATTAGGCTCTTATGTACACAGataaaaatcaactaaaataTTATGAAAGATATGCCATTTGCCTTTCACAGTCCGAGGCTTGTTTTCTTGTCGGCAAGCAATGTAGAGGCAAGCAGCCACAATTGCTTCTTGATTTCGTCCTCTAAGAGGTTTTTGATCTTCtactttcttatatatttcaCTGGCTCGATCCTAAATCAGATATAGGTATAAGCAGATGAGCAATCTAAATTAAATCAAcatttattagtttatataaaGTAAACgatatagaaagaaaatataaaaccGCAACACTCAAAAGTAAGAACCATCACTGAGTAAACATTCCATGAGCATGCAAGAAGACTTCAATATTACATAAAGAAATCCTAAATTGTATTCAAAAGACTAAGAAAGAGTAGAGCTTCCAAATATCATAACAAACAACTATCAAGTAGTGGCTCGTAAACTCATATTAGATCAAATTTAATGCCTTCGTGACAATTGTCAAGCTGCTTATCATTTTGCACTAAAACATTAGCACACTAATCTTCAGAATGATTGTTTGGCAGATCATTAGAATAGCTTCCAAGGCACTAGCTTTCATAGATGTCCGGCCATCCCTCATAAGCCCAGTGCATGAAATCTGTGAACCCAGCAAAAGTGGGGAGTACATTCCAGTATAGTCTCGCATGTTCACACTCAACAGCACCATGCTTCTAGAGTTCAACAATAAACATCCACCCTGTTGTCCTCCTCATCCTCAACAGTTCAAGCCTCTCCAATCCAATGACCTTGTCTCTTCACTCCAGCATCCAAACATTGTGGCCATCactacagtttttttttaaactaagaAATTTGGGTTAAAAGTAAaacttccaatttttttattataaaaaacacTCCATCTTAATTCAGGATTTCATCTTTAAAATAAACCCTCTTTACTTTGACCAATATAGATTTTCCATTTAGTTGCCGTCCCATAACTTTCCCAATCTCCACTTAATTCCTCAGGCTACTTATACATATTTGTCAACCTCTATTTCTAGCCTTTATTCATACACTTCAATAGTCCACATAACATTTAGTTCTTTCAGCAGCAATGATTGCggcaaaaaaattgaatcccCCCTTAAACACGCATAATGagagggtgtttggtagagtagtttgagacgagatttttatagttttttgaaatatgtgtgggtgaaaaggtgtgtgaaaatatatgtaatgttgtttaaaatgtgaaaatgtgagtttgggaTTATTTACCAAACAGGCCCTGAATGTCCAACTGAAAAACATGAATGTCAAAACATGCCCAACAAGAAtttcaacatttttacaatattttcacaacagatcacaggtggttagttgttattgattcaaatttgaatctaacactaagatgacttttttgccctaacaataataattagtaACAATCTGCAACTTAAGATTTggtgtaaaaatattgtggacatagcatttctcttataCTAGTACACAATTTTGCATAATTACCACCACAATACAGCTTAATAATAATGAGTAACCAGTACTGAATGAAAATGACTGAAAATAGCTGAAATACCTTTATGGTTGTAACCAGTCCCAGCCTGAAACAGCCATAAATTGGGTCAGTTACATATGCAGTTGACAATGTTTACAACCAACAATAACAGCAATAAATGCCAATTTCAATTTCCTTTCAAAATacccaccaaaaataaaaaagtaaaaatcaaaCTCAAAGACGTCTAGAATATCTTGACAGAGTTAGAATTCTAtcttatcttaaaaaaaaaaaaaaaaaagttatgacttaaattaattgttttttaatcctTCAGGCAACATGACCCAACTAAAACTAATACATCGTCACTATGTTAGACACATTAGTTACTAAAAGCCAACACTTTTAAATTTGATTAGGGACCAATAACAAtcacttttaaatttgtta is a genomic window containing:
- the LOC142631030 gene encoding transcription initiation factor IIB-2-like — encoded protein: MADLFCRDCNQLTEVVFDHSAGDTICSECGLVLEAHSIDETSEWRTFANESNDHDPARVGGPVNPLLSDGGLSTVISKPNGTSSGFLTASLGKWQTRGSNSDRQLIEAFKAIAIMSDRLGLVTTIKDRASEIYKKVEDQKPLRGRNQEAIVAACLYIACRQENKPRTVKEICSVVNGATQKEIGRAREFILKHLELELGQSVEMGTIHAVDYMRRFCSNLGMTNQEVKAAQEIVQKSEELDIRRSPISIAAAVIYIVTQLSNEKKALKDISLATRVAEGTIKNSYKDLYPHISRLIPSWFAKEGDLKNLCKS